gagaggtataatatacaatatataaggtgagaggtataatatacaatatataaggggAGAgctgtaatatacaatatataaggtgagaggcataatatacagtatataaggtgagaggcataatatacaatatataaggtgagaggcataatatacaatatataaggtgagaggcataatatacaatatataaggtgagaggtataatatacaatatataaggtgagaggtataatatacaatatataaggtgagaggcataatatacaatatataaggtgagaggcataatatacaatatataaggtgagaggcataatatacaatatataaggtgagaggcataatatacaatatataaggtgagaggtataatatacaatatataaggtgagaggcataatatacaatatataaggtgagaggtataatatacaatatataaggtgagaggtataatatacaatatataaggtgagaggcataatatacaatatataaggtgagaggtataatatacaatatataaggtgagaggtataatatacaatatataaggtgagaggtataatatacaatatataaggtgagaggcataatatacaatatataaggtgagaggtataatatacaatatataaggtgagaggtataatatacaatatataaggtgagaggcataatatacaatatataaggtgagaggcataatatacaatatataaggtgagaggtataatatacaatatataaggtgagaggtataatatacaatatataaggtgagaggtataatatacaatatataaggtgagaggtataatatactatatataaggtgagaggtataatatacaatatataaggtgagagctgtaatatacaatatataaggtgagaggtataatatacaatatataaggtgagaggtataatatacaatatataaggtgagaggtataatatacaatatataaggtgagaggtataatatacaatatataaggtgagagctgtaatatacaatatataaggtgagaggtataatatacaatatataagatgagaggtataatatacaatatataaggtgagaggcataatatacaatatataaggtgagaggtataatatacaatatataaggtgagaggtataatatactatatataaggtgagaggtatactatacaatatataaggtgagaggtataatatacaatatataaggtgagaggtataatatactatatataaggtgagaggtataatatacaatatataaggtgagaggtataatatactacatataaggtgagaggtataatatacaatatataaggtgataggtataatatacaatatataaggtgagaggtataatatactatatataaggtgagaggtatactatacaatatataaggtgagaggtataatatacaatatataaggtgagaggtataatatactatatataaggtgagaggtatactatacaatatataaggtgagaggtataatatacaatatataaggtgagaggtataatatactatatataaggtgagaggtataatatacaatatataaggtgagaggtataatatactacatataaggtgagaggtataatatacaatatataaggtgataggtataatatacaatatataaggtgagaggtataatatactatatataaggtgagaggtatactatacaatatataaggtgagaggtataatatacaatatataaggtgagaggtataatatactatatataaggtgagaggtataatatacaatatataaggtgagaggtataatatacaatatataaggtgagaggcgtaatatacaatatataaggtgagaggtataatatacaatatataaggtgagaggtataatatacaatatataaggtgagaggcataatatacaatatataaggtgagaggcataatatacaatatataaggtgagaggtataatatacaatatataaggtgagaggtataatatacaatatataagatgagaggtataatatacaatatataaggtgagaggtataagatacaatatataaggtgagaggtataatatacaatatataaggtgagaggcataatatactatatataaggtgagaggtataatatacaatatataaggtgagaggcgtaatatacaatatataaggtgagaggtataatatacaatatataaggtgagaggcataatatactatatataaggtgagaggcataatatacaatatataaggtgagaggtataatatacaatatataaggtgagaggcataatatacaatatataaggtgagaggtataatatacaatatataaggtgagaggcataatatactatatataaggtgagaggtataatatacaatatataaggtgagaggcataatatactatatataaggtgagaggtataatatacaatatataaggtgagaggtataatatactatatataaggtgagaggcataatatactatatataaggtgagaggtataatatacaatatataaggtgagaggtataatatacaatatataaggtgtgaggtataatatacaatatataaggtgagaggtataatatactatatataaggtgagaggtataatatacaatatataaggtgagaggtataatatacaatatataagatgagaggtataatatacaatatataaggtgagaggtataatatactatatataaggtgagaggtataatatacaatatataagatgagaggtataatatacaatatataaggtgagaggcgtaatatacaatatataaggtgagaggtataatatacaatatataaggtgagaggtataatatactatatataaggtgagaggtataatatacaatataaagtATGCACAAAAGAGAaagagggacgtcactcaccaggatacggtgcaattttctttatttcaacgGTGCAGAGACATGGAGCACGGACGCCAGAAGGTAGGACTAAATCATCAGTGAgaagctgggtgacagctgttgcgcgtgcgtatcacgcttcttcagaccctacctgttccgTGATGCGTCACCCTTAAGAGCACACCTCCCCGAGTGACGCACCCGGAACAGGTGCCTGCTAACtaatacattaaaaacattaaataaCAACTCGTAATGTATGGGATTTGTCACAAGTATAACAAGTTTCTATCTAAATAGTATAAATATAGAAAagtacaaaagttacaaaaattattctttttataaaatagtattaaaaagaaaaaaagaaaaacgaaaAAAGAGGAAATGAAAAGGCTATAAATAAACCTGAAACGCAGGAATATGAATTACAAAAAGACACTGTAGTCCACTCTTTCATTGAGTCCCAGGTTGCCGGCAGCATTAAGTTTTATAATCCATTTGGCTTCTGTTTGTAACAGGAGTTTTCTTTTGTCAGAATTTTCTTTGCTGCGGACAACCTCGAGTCCCTGAAAGAGTAAGTTATCACAGATGCCTTTATGCTCACTGTTCATGTGTTCGATAAAACAGGGTGCACCTTTTTTAGTTTTGACTGAGTAAACATGTTCCCTAAATCTTGTATTAAGGGTGCGTTTTGTGCTACCAATATAAAACCTTCCGCATGAACAGATCATCGCATACACAACCCACTGGGTTCTGCATGTAATTAGGGTGTTAACATGTATAATTTCTCCACCGATTTGGGTACTTTTACCTATTTTCATATTGGGGCACCAAATACATGTACCACACTTGTGGTTCCCTGTGGGGCCAGATTTTGTGAGCCAGTCAGTGGTTTTAGGGTTGGAACAGAAGTTACTACTAGTAACTGCATCCCTCAGGTTTTTACACCGCTTGAATGTGATTAGAGGTCTATCATGTACCAGTTTTCCTAGGTCGGTGTCACTTTTTATCAAGGACCAACTATTATGTACCGCTCTTCTTATGACTTTTTCAAGGGGACTAAATTTGAAAGAAAAGGAGAACCTAGATACTGGATTGTCAGAGGATTTTACTTTAGTATCTTgtttggcttttttatttttgttagttGCGAGTAAGTTGTTTCTATCTTGTGCTAAGGCTCTTTTAAGAGCTGTATTAATAATAGATACAGGATAGCCACGAGCCACCAATCTCTGCTTCAGTTCTTCTGCTTGGGAGATAAATTTTTCATCAGTATCATTGATGCGTCTCAAACGCAGAAATTGTCCGTAAGGTAAAGCGGTTTTTGTGTGTTGAGGATGATAGCTCGAGAACTGAAGCAGAGAATTAAAGGCTGTGGGCTTCCTATAGCCTGATGTGCGGAGTTCCCCTCCCTCTGTTTCAATAAGAACGTCTAAGAATTCCATTTTTTTCGAATCAACTTTGTAAGTGAATCTAAGattcatttcatttttttcattgagGAATTCTACAAACTCCCTGAAGTTCGTCGCGGTGCCATCCCAGGCGATGAACACGTCATCGACAAATCTGTGATAGCACCGGACGAACTTCAGGAAGGGATTGGAGGTAGTGAACACATATTTTTCCTCGAATGAAGCGacgtacagatttgcaaatgtgcAGGCCACGGGGGtgcccatggccacacccccgaTCTGTCTGTACCACACTTCGTCGAACAGAAATGCattgttttttaatataaatgTCAAGGACTCACAAATAAATTGGGTCACTTTTTCGGACTTTCCGGAGTGCGACAAAATCTCCCTGATGCACTCCACCCCTTTATCTTGTGGAATGCTAGTGTATAGATTCTCTATGTCTATAGAGGCTAGCAACATATTATCTGACCATACTAAATCctgtaaaaacaaaagaaattggTTGGTATCCTTTACCAGCGATGGCACTTCCTGCAGAAGGGGTCGCAGTAACCATTCCAAATATTTGGACAATGGTTCTGTGACTGAGCCCCTCCCTGAGACTATCGgtctcccggggggggggggcttccagGGTTTTATGTACCTTCGGCAGGAAGTACCATCGCGGGctagaaggaaaaaaaggaatcAATTTTTCAGCACGTTTTTTAGAAATGATATTGTTTTCAACTGCTTTTCTAAGTAAACCCTGTAGATTCTCTCTAATTTTAGGGACAGGATTCGTATGTAATTTGGTGTAGGTGAGAGAATTGCCTAGCTGCCTCAGAGCTTCGTTTTTGTAATATTCTGTGGTCATAACGACCACATTGCCGCCTTTATCGGCTTTTTTTATGACAATATAATTTCTTTTCTTGAGGCAGTCTAGTGCTCTTCTCTCACCCAAGCTCAAATTACTGGGGTCTTTTTTATAGATAAGGGACTTGACCTCACGAAGTACATTATTATGAAAAAGGTCGATGTTGCTCCCCGGTGTCACCTGAGGACAAAAGGAGGATTTTATCCCGCCCTTAAAGTCCTCAAATGACAGCTCCCTAGTGACTGCGGGGTCCTCGGTTGTGTCCTGCAAATCAATTAAATGGTCGAGACATTCAAGCTCGCTAGTTGTAGCGTCTTTTAAGACGCTAAATCCGAGAGGGCCAACTACTGCTGGGATCTCCCCTTCTAGTGGACTCGTGGCTGTATTTTTATTAGCaaatatttttttcagatttAATTTTCTGATAGACTTAAATAGATCTACTTCAAAGTCCACTATGTTGAAGTCCTCCGTAATACAGTAGTTGAGACCTCTGCTTAACAGAAATATAGTGTCCTGGTCGAGTGTCATGTCCATAAGGTTGATGACTGAACGGACATCTTCTACTTGTTCCAAGACACTTTTTTGTTCCTCTGGGTGCTCCTTTTGGGGCGACCCAAGTCCTCTTCTCCTTTTCCTTCTAGGTCCCCTTCGTGCTTTCCGCCTAAAgggccacttgtttttttgttgttagaGTCCATTTTTTTGCTATTTGATGCGGTTTCTTGATCTTTTTGATCTTGATTTTCTtttgaggttttttgtttttcactatcaTCCTTTCTAGCCTTTCTATTTGAGTCCTCGTTCCCACTTGAGTCAGACTCGGTGGTCCAATAGTCGGTTGTTCTACGTCTAATTTGCCCACCTCTAGGTCGTCTCGGGCGTTGTTTTTTTGGACCTCCTACGGGAAACACCTTTTCGGATTCATAGTCTAGACGATCTCTAATAAATTTATCCTTTTTTTGATCCTTGATGATGGATTGTAATGCCActatttttctttccatttttttaGAGAATGTATGAAATTTTTCTTCGTCCAAGCGGGTTCTGAGTTCTGTTTTTGTCTTTAGCAATTCTTCTGTTACTTTTGTATATTCTTGTTCGTTTCTATCTATGACGGCTCTTAACATTTGCATACAATATTCCTGATGGATGTTTTTCCAGGTGTGGACAAATTCAGGGTCATCGCTGAATTGAGAGGGTTCTTTATATGCTCTTAAGCCTCTCGGGACCCTTTCGCAGTCCACATATGAGCGTAGTGAGTTAACTGTCCAAAATAGCCGTGTTTCTTTTTCCGCCAGAGCAAGTACTTTAAATTCAAGATTCTTAAGACTTAGAACTTGTAACGTGTCCTTAACGTTGCACTGATGAAAGAAGTCCCTTGCATCCTTCCGTCCGGCTCCTACTGCACCGTCCGGCACCTCGGGTATACTGTCAGACGAATCTTCGGATTCCATGGTATGCGTATGAGGCTTGCAAGCTGGGAGTGAGGGGTGTGCTCAGACTAGTGGAAATAAGCAATATCGCAAATAACTCGGCAAGttggtgagaggtataatatacaatatataaggtgagaggtataatatactatatataagatgagaggcataatatacaatatataaggtgagaggtataatatacaatatataaggtgagaggtataatatacaatatataaggtgagaggtataatatacaatatataaggtgagaggtataatatactatatataaggtgagaggtataatatacagtatataaggtgagaggtataatatactgtatataaggtgagaggtataatatactgtatataaggtgagaggtataatatacaatatataaggtgagaggcataatatacaatatataaggtgagaggcataatatacaatatataaggtgagaggcataatatacaatatataaggtgagaggcataatataatatacaatatataaggtgagaggtataatatactatatataagatgagaggtataatatactgtatataagatgagaggtataatatactatatataaggtgagaggtataatatacagtatataaggtgagaggtataatatactatatataaggtgagaggtataatatacaatatataaggtgaggggtataatatacaatatataaggtgagaggtataatatacaatatataaggtgaggggtataatatacaatatataaggtgagaggtataatatacaatatataaggtgagaggtataatatactgtatataagatgagaggtataatatacagtatataaggtgagaggtagaatatacaatatataaggtgagaggtagaatatacaatatataagatgAGAGgtagaatatactgtatataagatgagaggtataatatacaatatataagatgagaggtataatatactgtatataagatgagaggtataatatactgtatataagatgagaggtataatatactatatataaggtgagaggtataatatactatatataaggtgagaggtataatatactgtatataagatgagaggtataatatacaatatataaggtgagaggtataatatacaatatataagatgagaggtataatatactgtatataagatgagaggtataatatactatatataaggtgagaggtataatatactatatataaggtgagaggtataatatactgtatataagatgagaggtataatatacaatatataaggtgagaggtataatatacaatatataaggtgagaggtataatatacaatatataagatgagaggtataatatacaatatataaggtgagaggtataatatacaatatataagatgagaggtataatatactgtatataagatgagaggtataatatacaatatataaggtgagaggtataatatacaatatataagatgagaggtataatatacaatatataagatgagaggtataatatactgtatataagatgagaggtataatatactgtatataagatgagtggtataatatactgtatataaggtgagatatacaatatacagtattaCAGCATACTGACATATTATTTAAAATTTGAACATTGATTGGACAGCTTGTGTGCTCTCCTCCGAGTTTCTAAAAGGCTTTTTACAGACCTCTTCACTGACATTGTACGTTAAGGTTTTATATTTCTTGAGGACATTCTTAGGATGAGCCTCCTTCTGCTTTCCTGGTGCCTTCTCAATGTTGGCCTTTGTCGCTCCGTGTACCAACACTGTTGCAGCCTGCTTTTCCTCAACAAACTACTCATAGGTCCTCTCAGTTGGTAGAATGATGTTTGAAAGCTGAAGAACCAAAAAATACAACATATTgagaataacaaaaaaataaaaaataaatgaacacacacaaagaaaaaaaagcaggTTAAGAGAATCCAAGTTCAGTAACATAAAAAATATGATGTTAAATTCTTATTTAAAACAACAGGGTAAATTGGAGTTTAATAAAGGAAGACTGAGATTTGGAAATATGACCCGATTAATACATGTACTATAGGcaatattttactttcatttgacTTTCAGGCAGATCAATAGGAACTTCAGATGGAAAAACAGCTTCCCTCCTGTACATTAGACGAAATGGCGAGTACTATGTCTGAATCTTGGATCGCAAGGAGAATAAGGTGGCCTCCAAATAGGTGTCCCAGTCATTCTGCCTTTCATTCACAAGTGCTCCGAAATCTAAACAAATTCAAAGAATAAcaccaaacttaaaggggtactccgcccctagacatcttatcccctatccaaagtatagcgaataagatgtcagatcgcgggggtcctgctgctggggaaccccaccatatcagctgcggcaccccagacaaggggtgcatggagcgaacttcactccatgccgaaTGATTTGCtatgcagaggctcgtgacatcacggccacgccctgtttgtgacatcacgccacgccccctcaatgcaagtctatgggaggaggcgtgacagccgtcacgccccctcccatagacttgcatttagggggcatggtgtgacatcacgagcctccggcactgcactaaTTGAACGCCGGATGCAGCAaggagatcgtggaggtcctgccccaggataggggataagatagctagggacggagtacccctttaacataaagtcTAAAGcagtaacatacagtatataccatacagtaacAGAAGTTAGTTGAATCCAAGAAGAACATTAAATTTCAATATTCATTTCATATAAACTTAAATTAAAAAGCAGCTTAAAGTGCACctttccttaaattttttttagaagtgtCACAGAGACCGGTCTAAATATGTTCATCGGTGGGGGTGTCTGTGCTAAGACCCTACAGATTAGGTGAATGAGTGTATAACATTGAGTGTCAATGAGCTTCACTACCATCTCGGTGCAATTTCTGTCCTGCGACTCCATCTTAACTCTATCGGGCTGCAGGACAGAGATTCTCGCAATAAGGATAGTGAATGTCCCTGACACTCACTTTTAGGCATTGGTTCTCCTGATGTATAAGGGTCTCAGCAATGAAACCCCgaccaattacattttttttacatttatctgAGATACAGATTGAATAACGCAGGAGTAATTTTACCACTTGATGTAGTGGTTAGtttttttgtccagtccatttgtCTGTGGATGGTAAGCTGCAGTCACACTTCTTTCACCTCCCAGTAGAGTGCAGATCCGGTTGTTGAGCTAcagtacaaaaagaaaaaaattgaaaatgagaaatccatattttagttttttaagcATTTATCTTCGATTTGAAATGTTAGTACACTTACAAATTCTCTAGCCTGGTCTGAAAGAATTCTTTTTGGGCAGCCATGACGGTAAATCATGGAGCAGGTGTGCCGTGCCACCTCCGGAGCTGctttggtcttcatggaagaagcCTCTACCCATTTAGAGAAGTAATCAGTTGCAGTGAATATATATTGATAGCCTTCCTCCGTTATTGGGAAATGTCCTACCAAGTTGATGTCCACAAGTTCCCAGACTGTGGACACGTAAAGTGttagagaaaaaataaaacaataaaaaatattatacatGAACAATAGTGTAAATTAACCTTTTCTACTCTAGTGGATAACCTAGATACACATGTTAACAGACACATGATAAAGCAGGTACTGCGCACATTTAATGCACTGCTATTCATTTTTAGGGGCACATATTTCAGCATAAGTACACAAGACGGAGTGCACAAAATCATTTCATATGCGCCATGGGTTTAGGTGTACTACATCTTTACCTTAATACACTGTAACGGCTGTGTGGCGATGAGGGGCTTTCCCATCTATTGACATTCCTCACATTCCTGAACGTGAGTGAAAATCTGATGTTACCATGTGTACAACTTGAATGAAGAGTGCAAAATATATCAATGATTACTATGTACCCAGTATGCGATGTCAATGCTCATTCCCTTTAGTACCACCTGTTTTAGATAGCAGAACAAGTCTTATTTACGCCAGAATGGCCACCATCCCTGTACTCTGAATAGGGCTTTGGCTTCCTCTTTGGCCTCCAATTTGACAACTTTTCTAGCCTTGAAGAAGACATCGGCATCTGTAATGAACCGAACATTGATGAAGTAGAATCTTCCAAAACCAGTATTATTTAAAGGTAAATCACCCTTCAGTGAATATTTGGCACAGGACAGTCTAAAGCTGTATTTCTGAGCTTTGCTGTATCCAGATGGTACTTCGCTAGTGGAGAAGAAtgtggaaatctttttgt
The sequence above is a segment of the Hyla sarda isolate aHylSar1 chromosome 6, aHylSar1.hap1, whole genome shotgun sequence genome. Coding sequences within it:
- the LOC130277374 gene encoding uncharacterized protein LOC130277374 isoform X1 — protein: MLLASIDIENLYTSIPQDKGVECIREILSHSGKSEKVTQFICESLTFILKNNAFLFDEVWYRQIGGVAMGTPVACTFANLYVASFEEKYVFTTSNPFLKFVRCYHRFVDDVFIAWDGTATNFREFVEFLNEKNEMNLRFTYKVDSKKMEFLDVLIETEGGELRTSGYRKPTAFNSLLQFSSYHPQHTKTALPYGQFLRLRRINDTDEKFISQAEELKQRLVARGYPVSIINTALKRALAQDRNNLLATNKNKKAKQDTKVKSSDNPVSRFSFSFKFSPLEKVIRRAVHNSWSLIKSDTDLGKLVHDRPLITFKRCKNLRDAVTSSNFCSNPKTTDWLTKSGPTGNHKCGTCIWCPNMKIGKSTQIGGEIIHVNTLITCRTQWVVYAMICSCGRFYIGSTKRTLNTRFREHVYSVKTKKGAPCFIEHMNSEHKGICDNLLFQGLEVVRSKENSDKRKLLLQTEAKWIIKLNAAGNLGLNERVDYSVFL
- the LOC130277374 gene encoding regulator of nonsense transcripts 3B-like isoform X2; protein product: MESEDSSDSIPEVPDGAVGAGRKDARDFFHQCNVKDTLQVLSLKNLEFKVLALAEKETRLFWTVNSLRSYVDCERVPRGLRAYKEPSQFSDDPEFVHTWKNIHQEYCMQMLRAVIDRNEQEYTKVTEELLKTKTELRTRLDEEKFHTFSKKMERKIVALQSIIKDQKKDKFIRDRLDYESEKVFPVGGPKKQRPRRPRGGQIRRRTTDYWTTESDSSGNEDSNRKARKDDSEKQKTSKENQDQKDQETASNSKKMDSNNKKTSGPLGGKHEGDLEGKGEEDLGRPKRSTQRNKKVSWNK